The DNA window AACGGGTCACTTGCGCGGCAGAAAGCAAGCATGAAAGAAGCAAGCGAAATAAAGACGAGGAAGTGGAAGGAGATATGATGGAAATGGTCCctctttttttacaaataaaagGCACATTTCCACGGATTTTGTTTCACTCATGTGGTGTACACCCAAAGAACGACCGTCCTCTGCTGCGTTGTACGAGAGGTAGACACACTGATGCTGCCTGCTTCTGCGAGGCGATGAACGGCAGAGGATGAGAGGAACACCTGAACAAGGAAATCTCTGCGGACAAGATCTGGTCTCTCACGATGTACCTGCACTTGCAGTCTCTCATGGCGTTTGTCGAGGAAGATCTCGCATGAGCTACCTCCTGCACCGGGTAACCAAACGCATCTCTCGTTTACTTCAAAAAGGAAactaaagaagaaaaagaaagaaaaggaatcaAGCGTCGTGACACGGACGCCGCACTTCCTCGACCAATGGCTTCTCCATCTCTCTTTTttcgctccttttttttttcttaacgaGTTACAGGGCACGCTAGTAGTTAGTGCCGATCGACATCGCGAATACACCAAGAATGGACCGTAGAATTGCAGAAATATACTCTCGGCCGTCGACATCCTGCGATTCCTGCCGTGAAAGGGACGCAGTGTGCGATTGGGTTGGGTGTACCTAGGCAAAAGAAGGACATATAGCACATGACAGAGGGCTCAGTCGTGCTGGAGGAAACGGCGCAATCGCACAGCGACCACACCACGACAACCGGGGATTCCAGCAGCTTCGCGGGCGTTGGACTCGTCAGgcgccgcacggcggcgcgctcTGCGGGTGGCGACGACGACTTCGCTTCCAGCATAAGCACGGTGTGTCACACCTCACACGacagacgagacgagacgagacgagacgagacgccCTTGCGCTCGGCGCCGCCAATCCCCACGTTAGCCCCCGCGAACCCGACCACGGCGCTCCGGCCCACGCGGAGATGAAGGCTGCGTgtgaataagttcattttgatTCCCTTCAGAGCATGCACAATAACACACTATTAGCcgtctataaatatattttaataagataacagatgagagagaatagcagcaggctacagatctatagtcAGCTGCAGCGCGGACTTCAAAACACAatatatgtatgacaggtgagaccatatattaatggtatagtaagtaattattgtatgaatcgactattagattggctataaatgaattggagctagtagtgggctatactattaaacctaaggctgtgtttggaaccCTGGGTTGGGAACCTCTGTCCATTgtattccgcgcgcacgcttttcaaactgctaaacgatgtgtttttttgtaaaaagtttctatacgaaagttgcttaaaaatcatattgatctttttttttaaaaaagctaatatttaattaatcatgcgctaatggactACTTTGTTTTCTGTGTGCACTGTGCATGTTGGGGATAGATtgttccgaacacagcctaactaGTGGTCGAACCTGATTCATATCGTAAACCCTGAAACCTAATCCACAATACCAGATATATCTCGACCCCGCTCCTATTAAAACTGATGCAAATTGATtctctcggtggttttgatAGCGGTTTCATTAACATGGTGTCaacatggcatcctagtcatcaaataaatttacaaaaaaagttggtttggggggaggggggggagggggttgaGGAGGGGAGAAAGCGGCCGCGTGTTTGCGCGGCTAGCCCCTTTCCAGCTCCCTCACCCGCTGCTACCTTGCTGCTGTCAGTTGTGTTGCACTGGGCGCCGAGAAgaagaaagggggagagagaggttAGTAGAAAAATATGATGATAGGTgggctctattttttttaaaaaaattatttgatggCTGGGATGTCACGTGAACGTCACGCCATCGAGATCTTCCTCCAAAATCTTCAAGGTATTCAAATCCGAATTTTATGGTTAaggggtcaagatatccggtGGTACTCAGGGATACAAAACAAATTCGGCAACTAGGTGAAGGTgtcaaaatggacttattccggCTGTGTGCGCTGTGCCTGTGTGATACTTACGCCACAGGCCCAATATACCTAAGTCCCAGTGTAAAACGGGATGGGACAGTGAGGCAAGGCCTTTTAAAGAAGAGTCCATAAAGCCCATGTCTTTAAGGATTTCTTCATGGACCACTAtcctatattcctatatggGCTGTTAGTAGCACTAACTATATTTCTCAGACTGTAAATACCGTAACCTACCAGCTAAACTGTTTGATTTGAGTCTCTTGTGTCTATACTTCTTTTGCCTCGGAAAGCTGTTGTAATTGCATCTCTTGTGTCTAGGGAAGCTGGACTCTACTAGGTAACAGCAGAATCAATCTGAATATGCTACCTGCGGCCAGAGGAATGTGCTGGCATTGTTTTTGCGCTTGCTTTATAATGTTTGCATCGGTGCGCCCGTATGAATTCATCCGGCAAAAGATTCGACAGCGATCGAGTGACGGTCCATGCCACGCTATCCTCGTGAGTGAACAGAAAGGCACAAGCATAGGTTTTCATGAACCAAATTGTTGTCATCCTGGAGGCCTACTTTCTAGCGTGTACTGTACTCCGTAGTATATATGGATTGGTCATGTACAGATCAAACATTATGAACTAATTTTCCTTTAGTTTACACAAATGGATATATGAGGCCATGAGGGTTTTAGCAGCGAATATGTgaagggggtgggggggggggggggggggatcacTTTTTCCAGTATGGTTCATCAGTGCACAGTGCTTAATGTTTGTACGCTTGTAGTTGTACTAGCAAAGGGCATGCATGCTGCCATGCTTTTCATCTCCTACCGAACGGCGGTTCTTATATTAGCCTCATGCGTCTAAACAAATATGATTGCGATTACTATTCTAAATTACTAGTTTATGTCTTAATCTTTGAGTCGTTATGCATGCTGAGAGTTCAAACATCATCTTTCGCATGTGTACTTCAAACATCAAATCTGATTTAAATATTATCCGGAATAACTTTACGTGACTTtgttagtaatatatatatatatatatatatatatatatatatatatatatatatatatatatatatatatatatatatgattgaagGATAAATCAAATCAGGCAGATATGTAGTCAAAAGTCAGAACTGATTCGTGGCATCTTTGTGAGGAACAAATTAATCTAGCCGAACGGCCCCGTTTGTTTCTATCTACACAAGACCAAACCATGATGTCATACACGATATTAAACAACTGCCTATCTTATAGTCGTGTGCTCCAAATCTGATCACTAGTCCTAATCAAAAGTCACAGAATTTTCAGTAGAGTACAAGTATATATCCATTTGGGATTTGCTTTGTGGGGGCAGAAACTTGCACACAAAATAAACAAGTCATGCTATCAAGTCTCAACAATTCAATAAATCCACGAATTGACTGATTCTTGGCTGCATCTTTGTCGAACACGTTTAAATACACCAAACCTGAATCAATATCAGCAATAGGCCGCAATGGACGGGCAAAAAACCACTATTTTTCGCTTGGCAACCCTAATAAATGTATCACAAGGAGCACATTTTGGAAGAAAAGCTTCAATCGCAAGTCACAGGATATGATCGTCTACCTAATTGAAGCGCGTACCTTGCTTATGTAGATTAGCTACCCCAAGTCAAAGAAGATGCCAAAAGTTATAATTCGCTTTTCGGCCGATTAAATTACACTCGCTTGTATAAACTGTGCATGTTTTCGATATAATACTCTCAGCTAGATTAATTATAAAATTGTATACGATTGTGATGAGTTGCTGATGACGCGTGTGATGGTGATGATCTTCTATTCGACGTTCAACATGTCGTTTTCCTACCGTGAGCAGCACAGAGTATTTGTGTCCCAAATTGCTTCCACCAACACACAAGTAATGTAAGAAAAACACCCGTCATGGCTTTGAACTTTGACTTTTTCCTTAAATCATTTTGATCATATGCAGAGCTCTACGTATTTACCTCCTATATGCATGCCACTATCTTGTGATATGATGGCATTTCAAACTTGAAAAGACAAATCAGGTCATAAGAGAACTGCAGCTAGCGTCGTTGAGACGAAATTAAGAGACCAGAGCAATGTTGGCTTCACGAGCTATAAGACACTTTTATGGTCTTTTGAATCAAAAGAATTATGGAGAAATATTTATAAGATTAAAATCGTATGAGAAAATTTTCTATGtgatcctttgattcaaaggattggagtttataaaatcctataaaattcctataaaacGGCTCATTATACgtaggttttggaggaaatttagtaAGAGAGATCCAATCTTCTGAAAAAATTCCTTTaagttaggtggtgtttggatccagagacttaactttagtccctatatttagacactaatttagagtattaaatataaactacttacaaaactaattacataaatgaaaactaATCCGTgcgacaatttttttaagcctaattaatctataattagagaatgtttactgtagcatcacatagactaatcatggattaattaggcttaatagattcgtctcgcgaattagtacaagattatggatgggttttattaatagtctacgtttaatatttataattagtgtccaaacatccgatgtgatagggacttaaaagttttagtcccatctaaacagggtctcaATCTCTCCCATCTAATCATTACTGTGTTTTCTCGTGTTTtacaatcatctgttttacacttagatTTTTATCACaatcctgtgtttttttcttttttctttttttttatttctacgaTCCAAAGCTCTTAGATGCGTGGTTCTGAGGTTCTTCGGGGTTCAGAGCTCTGACCGTGCATATACTTGCTGTTGCTCGCTAGCCGATCGGTTGTCCAAGGGGCGAACTACACATCGGTCATAGCCAGACCGGAGTTCGTCGCAGTCTCACCTCCCTCTTCGTGCTCGCCGTCGCATTCGCGTGCTGCGTTAATCAAGGCAGCCACATGATCCACGCGCGCCGACCTGCCTGAATTCTAATGCTTCATGTGTATGCATATATCATACTCTGCACGAGTGTGTTTTATAGCGAGATTTCAGTAAAACCCTATGAACAGGTATGCAACTTTGATGTGAACCCTGAAGTCTGAGCATTGTTATTGGGGTGCACCGTGCACCGTGCACGACTACGTTGGGCCAGCCGGTGCCCAACCTCTTGACAGGAGAGGCAACACTAGACAAAACCTTTTGTTGGCACAGAACTGTAATGGATGCTACCTGTCGGCGTGGCCGGTCTGGTCTGTTCATCGAGGTAGCTGGCGAAAGGTTGACGGGCGTTTGAGCGTATAACTGTGCTGATAGAGCGCTGCCAAAATATTAGTTGGGGACAGGCATCATCAGGGATGTAAGTTTATACAAAATGATTTTCCCGTGGAATTTTAAACGAGGctaaatagaaatataattattttttatatactacTATTATCTTCTATTTCTATAAGTATAATTACGATTTCTATATGGTactgaaaataaaatctaaattaTTTTGCAGAATTGAAAATACAAGTATATACTCTTAATTAtcctatatttttaaaatagaattAAATGTAAGATACAAATCTTAGCTTATGCTTTTATAGGTGCATTTCTATTTTGTATACAAATCAATCTGCATCGTTATAATTTATACTCACCAAAATCTAACGGtgtcagtatttttttttattaatgtagGAATTCCTATGTCTCCAGAGCGAACGTGGTGATCTTTTAATGCTTTCGATCAACGTAGGAATTCATAAGTCTTTAGAGCAAGCGTGGTAGCTTATTTTCAAGCTATCTATGTACACCTCAGGTTTTGAATAGATCGCACCGTTGACTTGTAGACATATGTTTAACcatctattaataaaatttctACAAGTATacaaaaaatacaaataatGCTTACAGTGCTTTTAATGACAAACCaagttagaaaaataaataataattatatatttttaagtcaAATGCATGCAAAAACAACAGAGAGAGGAGGCAGTAGATAGATATATAGTTAGATGGAGGTTGATCATATATaacagatagatagatagatagatagatagatagatagatagatagatagatagatagatagacccCTTCTTCATTCTTGAACCCACTCCTGAATATTTTGACTATAACTTATTGGAAAACAAGCCCATCTTTCACTAAAACATATCTAAGTTAGCTCAGACGTAGCTGCCCTTTTTTTGGCGTCAGAGCGATCTCATATATCTAACTCTCGTAAGGATaggatgaatgaatgaattttTGGTGCTGATGAGATCCTATCTTTGGAAAAACAAAGCTTCAGCCAGTTCTATTCTAACCTGACTGACTTCCTCACCACCAGAGTGAGGTTGGCCCCAAGAAGAGGCAAGCccgtagatagatagatagatagatgagatttgctccggttcaacaaaaagtatctcgaggtaccggtacatCACGGTATCAAATCGttttcgatcgttggatctaacaatgcgGTACCTCGAGTTACTTTTTGTTGGATTAAAGCAAATCTctagatagatggatggatggatggatggatggatagagGATCTGGTTAGCATCGCTCCAGCATTTACCAAGGTTTGCGTTGGGCTAGGACTTCGAAGCGCGATAGAAAAAGCTCCAGTTGAGGAAAGAACAAATGCCAGAAAATGGTTGGGAGGAGGCCCAATGATGAACGACTACGAGGCGAGATCCAACATCGGGGCCATTGCTAACTGCTGGCGAAAAGATGCCGCACAGTTTCTGAACCTTTTGATTGATTCTCGTCCTACACGCTTGAAGGCGGACTATGCGTCTATGCCCTACGCGGCTACGCCTCGATCACCgagagcgatcgatcgatcgcgggAGCACCGCACCGGCGTTGCACGGCCTCGTGAGATGAGATCGTGCATGCAGGATTCACCCGTAGACCACACAAATCGGGCCCGCACCGACGAGCCAGCCCCCGCCGGCGTGGACCATTGTCCGCCACTCCACCCGATCACAGAAAACACACGCGCGTTTCTGCCATAAAACGCCAGCACCCAAAGCCCAGCGAACGAAAACGTCGCCAACGTAACGTCCAGTCCGCGCTCCCTGCAAGGCTTCAACGCACGGGGCAGTCAATGTGCCCGAACAGGAACGCGCGGCTCTCACGGGCGCCCTCGTACGTGTTGGTGTTGCCAAGCCCAAGCCAGTAGTATATAACCACACGAGGACGACGTACTCGTCACTTGACACAGCCAGCCTACCCGCGGTGGCGCGTTCCCAGGTGATCCTGCAAGACCAGTACACACTACACATCCCACTTCCTCCTTTTAAAACCGGTCTCCGTTTCCCCAAATCGCCAACTCGGCACGGGCAAGAAAAACGGGCAGAAGCGTACGCAACGCCAGCCACGCCGCTCGGCGAAAACCGCGATGGCCGGGTACCGCCGCACCATCTCATTCCCGGCGCCCAGGCCCGCCGCCTTCGCGATCGGCGCGACCGCGAGGGACAAGCTGGCTGCCGCGTACCACGTCCGCTCGGCCAGCCTCCCCTGCCGCTTCCACCCGCTGGTGGTGCagctcgacgacgacgtcgcggcGCTGCGCCTGGTGATCGGCCAGTCTCCTCCCGCCGCGCCGTCCGCGTCGTCcgtctcggcggcggcgtcgcaggTCGGGAGGGTGCTCGTGTCGCTCTCGGAGCTGCTGCACCACCCGCAGGCGCAGGAGCCGCTGCGCAGGCTCGGGCGGTCCACGTTCGCGGAGCGGCTGCTCGACGacttcctccgcctcgccgacgcGCACGGCAGCTTCCGGGAGGCGCTGGTCGGGCTCTCCGCGCTCCAGGCCGAGACGCGCGCCGCGCTCCGGCGCGGCGATCCCGCGCGGCTGGcgtccgcggcgcgcgcgcagcGACGAGCCGGGCGCGACCtgccccgcctcgccgccgccgctcgcgccgtgGTGAGCAAATCACCCGCGCAGCTACCGGAGGACCTCCCGGCCGACACCGCAGCCATCGCGGCCGCAGTCGCTGACGCGACGATCGCCGTGGCATCCGGCTCCGCGGCCGTCTTCTCtggcctctcctccctctccaactccgccgccgccgcccgtgtcGAGGTCGCCTCCACGCCGTGCTGGGTCACCGCCCCGGCAAGACTGACCGCCTCGTCGGACGAACCAAGCACCAGCCACCATCGCATATGGTGGGTGGCCGACCTCGTTCGTTGGATGTCGCGCGCCAAACGGCGTTCCGCCAAGAAAcaaaacgacggcggcggcgacgacggcgagtcgTCCACCGTGCAGCTCCGATCTGAGTCCCGCGTGAAGCCAGAGGAGAAGGCGCGGAGAGCGGCATTCGAGCGCCATGAGAACTTAGAGCGGTGCATCGCCAGCGTCGACAGCAGCGGCGAGAAGGTGTTCCGTGCTCTTGTCAACACTCGAGTCTCCTTGCTCAACATTCTGAGCCCAAGCTTCTGATGCTCGAATTACTcgagtttaaaatttgagtagCATTGAAATTTTAGCTTGTATGCTTGGACAACATTTGTATATACTACGAAAAGAAACGTCCCAGAAGCAGTTGTTGGTTCGCAATCGCCTGCATTTTTATGAGTTTTGGAACCGGCGTTCTGAATTATACAAATTAAGACGCACATTTTGGTCCTGTTCTTTCATTCTTTGGCTCCAAGCTATCCTCCAACAAACCTATGGAATCCAAATGAACCACAGTCTATCCAAAGAACCTTCTAGCTAGATTGACCCAAAAAATTGTCATGTGCGAAATGTGATTGCAAAATAGCATATGGGAGCACCAACTTCCCAATACTCCAAACACCATGAACGCCTTGGAGAATTGTGAAAACCCCAAGTTCAGAACCACCTGAGTTTTCTTCCCATGTCTTGATGAAAATTCATACACGATGTTTGTGCTAGGGTGAACAGAACCACAAGACTTGTTCTTGTCCTGTACGCACCAGAAACGACACGAAATTTATGACCATGCGTCGCTCGATAGGCGCCACAATTCCACAAACACTGTTGCTAATATCCAGTATCCAGCAATGACATTCTGTCGCCCACTTGGCCAGTCTTGCAACCGTCGACATTGGCTTACTGCGACATCGttacaattcaaaacaaaacagcCACACAGGGGAATGAATGATGATGGGATATGGATGAGTCCAAAAGAATCATTAGCAGTACAATACGTTTCCCAAGCTCTCATCCCTGTGAGACGAGCACGTGCTGTCGGGTCGTCTCTGCTCGCTGCCGGGGACATGCTGAACTGGTTGAAAATATAATTGGGCGTTCGCGAGGGGAATATATAGCTGGACTGGACGCTCCTGTGCTCGGAGCAGGC is part of the Oryza glaberrima chromosome 4, OglaRS2, whole genome shotgun sequence genome and encodes:
- the LOC127771522 gene encoding uncharacterized protein LOC127771522, with amino-acid sequence MAGYRRTISFPAPRPAAFAIGATARDKLAAAYHVRSASLPCRFHPLVVQLDDDVAALRLVIGQSPPAAPSASSVSAAASQVGRVLVSLSELLHHPQAQEPLRRLGRSTFAERLLDDFLRLADAHGSFREALVGLSALQAETRAALRRGDPARLASAARAQRRAGRDLPRLAAAARAVVSKSPAQLPEDLPADTAAIAAAVADATIAVASGSAAVFSGLSSLSNSAAAARVEVASTPCWVTAPARLTASSDEPSTSHHRIWWVADLVRWMSRAKRRSAKKQNDGGGDDGESSTVQLRSESRVKPEEKARRAAFERHENLERCIASVDSSGEKVFRALVNTRVSLLNILSPSF